One Fusarium musae strain F31 chromosome 6, whole genome shotgun sequence DNA segment encodes these proteins:
- a CDS encoding hypothetical protein (EggNog:ENOG41), which yields MSAKKEFTMQDVAEHNTSSDIYMVVHDKVYDCTKFLDEHPGGEEVMLDVAGQDATEAFEDVGHSDEAREVLDGLLVGELKRLPGDEGPKRQIANSNQGSGKSDPAGSSLNTYAIVVAVGFIAYVAYNYLQKQQEAQGQASA from the exons ATGTCCGCGAAGAAGGAGTTCACCATGCAGGATGTTGCTGAGCACAACACCTCCAGCGACATCTACATGGTTGTTCACGACAAGGTCTACGACTGCACCAAGTTCCTCGACGAGCACCC CGGTGGTGAGGAGGTCATGCTCGACGTTGCCGGTCAGGATGCCACCGAGGCTTTCGAGGATGTTGGCCACAGTGACGAGGCCCGAGAGGTTCTCGACGGTCTTCTCGTCGGTGAGCTCAAGCGTCTG CCTGGTGACGAGGGCCCCAAGCGCCAAATCGCCAACTCGAACCAGGGAAGTGGCAAGTCTGATCCCGCCGGCTCCAGCTTGAACACATACGCCATTGTTGTCGCCGTTGGTTTCATCGCCTACGTTGCCTACAACTATCTCCAGAAGCAGCAAGaggctcaaggccaagcctcCGCATAA
- a CDS encoding hypothetical protein (EggNog:ENOG41), which produces MKHRVIHQFKRAHVVSNPSTARLSLALPVGRKCYSTHPPNAKLNLPVDYGTTPLLAHNSQAALSHKELPESIRNGPTKKMNLFQALNDAMGIALAEDESVVIFGEDVAFGGVFRCTMNLAETHGAERVFNTPLTEQGIMGFGIGLAAEGMRPIAEIQFADYVYPAFDQLVNEAAKFRYRDGSCGRSVGGLTVRMPCGGVGHGGLYHSQSPESLFTHIPGLKVIMPRSPAQAKGLLLAAIRSNDPCVFMEPKILYRAAVEQVPVGSYELPLSKAEILKEGKDVTIVSYGQPLYLCQNAIKQAEQDLGISVELIDLRTLYPWDKQTVLQSVRKTGRAMVVHEAMVNAGIGAEVAATIQEDHDTFLRLEAPVARVAGWSIHSPLLYEKFNVPDVASK; this is translated from the coding sequence ATGAAGCATCGTGTTATTCACCAATTCAAGAGGGCACACGTTGTCAGCAATCCCTCGACTGCACGACTCTCACTTGCGCTTCCTGTAGGGCGAAAGTGCTACTCGACACACCCGCCGAATGCCAAACTAAATCTGCCTGTCGACTATGGCACAACTCCTCTCCTCGCACATAACTCACAGGCTGCTTTGAGCCACAAGGAGCTGCCTGAAAGCATTCGAAATGGCccgaccaagaagatgaacctGTTTCAGGCCCTCAACGACGCGATGGGAATTGCActggctgaggatgagtcTGTGGTCATTTTTGGAGAGGATGTTGCTTTTGGTGGTGTTTTCAGATGTACTATGAACCTGGCCGAAACCCATGGTGCCGAGAGAGTATTCAATACTCCCCTTACAGAACAGGGTATCATGGGATTCGGCATTGGTCTTGCTGCGGAAGGCATGCGGCCTATTGCTGAGATTCAGTTTGCCGACTACGTCTACCCAGCTTTCGATCAATTAGTCAACGAGGCCGCCAAGTTCAGATATCGTGACGGGTCCTGCGGGCGAAGTGTGGGTGGCTTGACAGTACGAATGCCCTGCGGTGGTGTTGGTCACGGAGGTCTCTACCATTCACAGTCTCCCGAGAGTCTGTTTACACATATTCCTGGACTGAAGGTCATCATGCCAAGGTCGCCAGCTCAAGCCAAGGGTCTCCTCCTGGCCGCAATTCGCAGCAACGATCCCTGCGTGTTTATGGAACCCAAGATCCTGTACCGCGCCGCCGTCGAGCAAGTTCCTGTTGGTTCATACGAACTCCCACTATCAAAGGCCGAGATTCTCAAGGAAGGCAAGGATGTCACTATCGTCTCATACGGTCAACCCCTCTACCTATGCCAAAACGCCATCAAGCAGGCAGAGCAGGACCTAGGCATCTCTGTTGAGTTGATCGATCTTCGGACTCTGTATCCATGGGATAAGCAGACCGTACTCCAGAGTGTTCGCAAGACAGGACGAGCCATGGTTGTCCACGAAGCTATGGTGAATGCAGGCATTGGTGCTGAAGTTGCCGCCACCATTCAAGAAGACCATGATACATTCCTGCGATTAGAGGCACCAGTCGCTCGAGTTGCTGGGTGGAGTATTCACTCGCCTCTGCTATACGAAAAGTTTAATGTTCCTGACGTTGCTAGTAAGTAA
- a CDS encoding hypothetical protein (EggNog:ENOG41~CAZy:GH5) yields MEEGRSKTHLRGGWGSVDSVEQEKDFYLPKPPKKSKKKLWIALGVSAVVLIIIIIVAVVVSKKNKGGAGGGGSSDSSDNSTEDTSDLDGMDHSEIPEKWQNTYLDPWTWKSTTDFNLTFTDQMVGDLPVMGLYDDWDDSARANDNVPPLNKPWGSYAKKPARGVCIGGWLYLEPFISPSLFNYDTKEGIIDEWTLSEKLGSDAAKTLEKHYASFITEQTFKDIQAAGLDHVRIGFNYWAVEVYDGDPYVYRTSWRYLLRAIEWCRKYGLRVNLDLHGIPGSQNGWNHSGRWGSIGWLNGKDGSKNAERALDIHNRLSKFFAQPRYKNIITHYGLANEPRMTSLKTSDVIQWTESAYKLVRKNGIKALVVFGDGFMGLENWQGLMTGYDDMVLDVHQYVIFNENQIDFTHKEKVEYACDGWTEQAEISMNPSTGYGPTIFAEWSQADTDCAKYLTGVGWGTRWEGTYDTGNKDTSILEPRCPTKDDKCSCRGANADPSDWSDEYKKFLRMFAEAQMHSFEKGWGWWYWTWKTENNYQWSYESGLKAGVLPEKPWDRDFNCDKDVPDFAKSGLPEYL; encoded by the exons ATGGAAGAGGGACGGTCCAAGACTCATCTTCGGGGTGGCTGGGGGAGCGTGGACAGTGTGGAACAAGAGAAGGACTTTTATCTACCAAAACCgccaaagaagagcaagaagaaacTCT GGATTGCACTCGGTGTGAGTGCTgttgtcctcatcatcattatcattGTGGCAGTAGTCGTCAGTAAAAAGAACAAAGGCGGTGCAGGAGGAGGTGGCAGCAGCGATAGTTCAGACAATTCAACTGAGGATACTTCTGACCTGGACGGGATGGACCACTCGGAAATACCCGAGAAGTGGCAGAACACATATCTCGATCCTTGGACATGGAAGTCAACCACCGATTTCAACCTCACTTTCACTGACCAAATGGTTGGAGACTTGCCCGTCATGGGTCTCTACGACGACTGGGACGACTCGGCCCGAGCCAACGATAATGTCCCACCTCTCAACAAACCCTGGGGATCTTATGCGAAGAAACCTGCTCGTGGAGTATGTATTGGGGGATGGCTCTATCTGGAGCCTTTCATCAGCCCATCTCTTTTCAATTATGATACCAAGGAGGGCATCATTGATGAGTGGACTCTGTCCGAGAAGCTGGGTTCCGATGCCGCGAAAACTCTCGAAAAACATTATGCCTCGTTCATTACAGAACAAACCTTCAAGGACATACAAGCAGCTGGTCTCGATCACGTCCGAATTGGTTTCAACTACTGGGCTGTCGAGGTCTACGATGGTGATCCTTATGTGTACCGAACGTCCTGGAGATATCTTCTCCGTGCGATCGAGTGGTGCCGCAAGTACGGCTTGCGAGTCAACTTGGACTTGCACGGTATTCCGGGAAGTCAAAACGGATGGAACCATAGTGGTCGATGGGGTTCCATTGGCTGGCTCAACGGAAAAGACGGTAGCAAAAACGCAGAGCGCGCACTTGATATTCACAACCGTTTGTCCAAGTTCTTCGCTCAGCCTCGCTACAAGAACATCATCACCCACTATGGTCTCGCCAACGAACCTCGAATGACCAGCCTTAAAACAAGCGATGTCATCCAGTGGACAGAAAGTGCATACAAGCTCGTCCGTAAGAACGGCATCAAGGCTCTCGTGGTGTTTGGGGATGGATTTATGGGACTTGAGAACTGGCAAGGCTTGATGACGGGCTACGATGATATGGTCCTTGATGTCCACCAGTATGTCATTTTCAACGAGAACCAGATCGACTTTACCCACAAGGAAAAGGTTGAGTATGCTTGCGACGGCTGGACTGAGCAGGCTGAGATCAGTATGAATCCCTCGACAGGGTACGGGCCGACCATCTTTGCCGAGTGGTCGCAAGCTGATACAGACTGCGCGAAGTATCTCACTGGCGTAGGCTGGGGTACTCGCTGGGAGGGCACATACGATACCGGAAACAAGGACACTTCCATCTTGGAGCCTCGTTGCCCTACCAAGGACGATAAGTGTTCATGTCGTGGCGCCAACGCCGACCCTAGCGACTGGAGCGACGAGTATAAGAAGTTCCTCAGGATGTTCGCCGAAGCACAGATGCACAGTTTCGAGAAGGGCTGGGGGTGGTGGTACTGGACATGGAAGACGGAGAATAACTACCAGTGGAGTTATGAGTCTGGCCTCAAGGCGGGTGTTTTGCCCGAGAAGCCTTGGGACCGTGACTTCAATTGCGACAAGGACGTCCCTGACTTTGCCAAGAGTGGTTTGCCGGAGTATCTTTAG
- the CAP1 gene encoding F-actin-capping protein subunit alpha (EggNog:ENOG41~BUSCO:EOG09264C3N), giving the protein MSDLETVSAFVEGAPPGELADVIADIKSLTLETSPDIISSLGPAFEKYNEEQFVTVKLPGSSQPAIISSHNSLGDGRYYDVESSSSFAFDHTAQKASAVQSHVLEGAQADLVKSTLKSIGPYVDEHFANAAHGVYPIESDSKIAIVIVGNKYSPNNFWNGRWRSLYILDPSSGALEGSLKVDVHYYEDGNVRLLTNKPVSSTISSVNGTSIVKEISTTERKYQEELNKGFVSLSEGAFKGLRRQLPVTRQKIEWDRVTSYRLGQDIGGGSSRR; this is encoded by the exons ATGTCGGATCTAGAGACTGTTTCTGCCTTTGTCGAGGGTGCTCCTCCCGGAGAG CTCGCAGATGTTATCGCAG ATATCAAGTCCCTCACCCTCGAAACCTCCCCCGATATCATTTCCAGCCTCGGTCCCGCATTCGAAAAGTACAATGAGGAGCAGTTTGTTACGGTGAAGCTGCCTGGTAGCAGCCAACCA GCCATTATTAGCTCTCACAACTCGCTTGGAGACGGCCGATACTACGATGTTGAGAGCTCTTCCAGCTTTGCTTTCGACCACACTGCGCAG AAAGCTAGTGCCGTGCAAAGCCATGTTCTGGAAGGAGCTCAAGCGGATCTTGT CAAATCCACCCTCAAAAGTATCGGACCTTACGTTGATGAGCACTTTGCCAATGCTGCGCATGGTGTCTACCCAATCGAGTCGGACTCCAAGATCGCCATCGTTATTGTTGGCAATAAATATAGCCCCAACAACTTCTG GAACGGGCGCTGGCGCTCCCTTTACATTCTTGACCCATCTTCCGGAGCTCTCGAAGGCTCCCTAAAAGTTGACGTACACTATTATGAGGACGGCAACGTTCGTCTGCTCACCAACAAACCCGTTTCCAGCACCATCTCCTCTGTCAACGGCACCAGTATCGTTAAGGAGATCTCGACCACGGAGAGAAAGTACCAGGAGGAGCTGAACAAGGGCTTCGTGAGCCTCAGCGAGGGAGCCTTCAAGGGCTTGCGACGACAGCTTCCTGTGACGAGACAGAAAATTGAGTGGGATCGCGTGACGAGCTACAGGCTGGGTCAAGACATTGGTGGTGGAAGCTCAAGGCGATAG